CGCATCTGCTGGGGCACTGTTCAAGCAGGACCACCGAGATTTACACCCTTATTACCTCCTACAAACTCGTCAAAATTTCCAGTCCGTTTGATAAACTGTAGGATTATATTATATTACCATAGCTATATGCATCGCAAAAATGAAGGTGTTTGTAGTTTGATTATGAAGAAAGCAGGCTAAACGGTAGGTCAATTTAACCCCACAAATAGTGCAGATAGCCATTTGTTCACGCATATCTGCTAGTTAGGTGAAATTAGTAAAATAGTTTTATGAAAAAGCTTCTGGTGACGCTGGTCTTCTGCCTCTCCTTTGTAGTTCTTCAGGCACAGTGCCCGGAAGGATTGATCACAAGTGAGAAAAATCTGATAAAGAACGGAGATTTTGAAGAATCTGAAGCGAATTTCAAAACGGATTATATACAACACACCGTAGGAGAAGCAGGCAGATTCGCGATTCTCAGCAACCCAAAGTCACTTTATTTACATTTTGTCGGCAAAAGCGATGGAAAATTCATGGCGGTGGACGGTTCTACGGGTGCCAATAAAATAGTCTGGCAGCAGGAAATTGAGGTAAAAGAAAACACAGTTTATTTCTTCTCAACTTGGGTATCCAATCTGCTTAAGTTGAATCCTGCCGTGTTACAGTTTTCCATCAACGGCAAACTCATAGGCAAACCTTTCCATACCCCAGCTGAGCAAGGGGTGTGGAAGCAATTTTTTGTTAACTGGGATTCAGGGGATAACAAGAAGGCTACCATTACTATCGTCAGCCAAAACCTTGATTCGAATGGGAACGACTTTGGCCTGGACCGCATTAAATTCTATGAATGTGTAGCGTCCTCTCTGGAGGCACAGCTAACGGAGATGGAGCAGGGCAAGGTAATAGAACTGAGAAATGTGTTGTTTGAAACTGCGAGCTCAAAAATAGCCAAATCATCTTTCTCAGAGCTCAACCTGTTAACAAAGTACCTGCAGGACAACCCTTCTGTAGAAATAGAAATAGCAGGGCACACCGATAGCGTCGGCGACGAAAGCTACAATCTGAGGCTATCTCAGGACAGGGCTGATGCTATTGGAAAATACCTGATTGATAAAGGAACGGAAGCAAAGAGATTAACCATGAAGGGCTATGGTAAAGAAGTGCCTGTTGCTTCCAATGAAACCATGGAGGGGCGCCAAAAGAACAGAAGGGTTGAGTTTAGAATCACAAAATTATAAATCGCCTAACCCAGCACACAAACCATGTTCAACGATGCCTCTACGTTTCATGTACAAGCCCTTTGAGCAAAAAACAAAGCAAGGATTAATGAAGCAGGTTCTTCTATTCTTACTCTTTTCACTACTTGCGTCTTTTCAGGTTGCAGCTCAGTCAAAGAAACCAGAGGATTTCGGCTTTAGGCACTTGCAAACACACTATCAACAGGATACGGTAGACATTATAGTGCTGTCGAAGGAAGGTGAGGATGAAAAGGAAAAGCCGCTGTTTCTCTTCATTCAAGGTTCGCTGCCGAAACCGCTAATCCTGCTCAAAGAGAATGGGAAGCCTTACATGGTGTTCCCATTCGACGCTGACATACTTCTGGATGGTTATCATCTTGCCATTATCAGCAAGCCGTACGTGCCGCTAATCGGCAAGGCGAGCGAACTGCGGAGGGACATGGCTTATGTAGACCCTAAAACAGGAAGCTTTCCAGAGAAGTACATCAAGCGGGACAACTTGGACTACTACGCCAACAGAAACAATGCGGCTATCAAGTACCTGAAGAAGCAGGATTGGATAAGCGACAGTGAAGTAGTCGTTGCTGGTCACTCTGAAGGGGCTGCCATTGCTGCCAGGCTTGCAGAGGTGTCTAGGGACGTAACCCATCTCATTTTCTCCAGCACCAACCCTTTCGGCAGAATGATGACCATTATTTCTCAGATAAGGCAGCATGACGACTCCGTGGGTACGTCAGCAGAGAAGCAGTTCCAGTTTTGGGAGGAACTAGTCAACGATCCAGAGAACAACGATGCTCAGGGGGAGACTTCTTTCAAATCCATTTACAGCTTCTCTAAGCCACCGCTGCATTCGTTGCGTAGGCTGAAAATACCAGTCTTGGTTGCCTATGGCACTGAAGACATCGCGGCCCCTTTCTTCGATTACATGCGCCTAGAGTCGGTTAGTGAAAACAGGAAGAATATCACCTTCATGCCTTATGTAGGCAGGGAGCATAACTTCTTTGGCATTGACAGGAACGGCAAAGTGAATTATGATGATTTTGGGTGGGACAAGGTGGCACAGGACTGGAAAGCATGGCTTGAAAAGAATTAGTCTTTACTCAGCAATAACTTATAAAGTAGCTAGGAAATTGCACCCTCTGGATAATCTAAGTATATTCCTTCCGGAATATTACTTATGTCATGCTGAAACAAGCGCCATCATTTCAGCAAAAACAAAAGTGGTCTTTTTGCCATCACTACAAATGTCTAATTGATATATAAAAGTAACTTTGAAGAAAGTCTGAATGAGCACAGAAAATAATATAGAGGAGAATCTGATCAAACATCTGACGGAGCTAAAATACAGCTATCGTTCTGATATTATCGATAGAAAAACGCTTGAGCAGAACTTCAAAGTTAAATTTGAGGCGCTGAACCGTGTTCACTTATCTGATAATGAGTTTTTACGCTTACGAGAAGAGATCATCAATCCTGATGTTTTTGCGGCTTCTAAACTACTGCGTGAAAGACAATACTTCCAGCGTGAGGACGGTACCCCCCTGCATTATACCTTAGTTAACATCAAAGACTGGTGTAAGAACGACTTTGAAGTTATCAGCCAACTGCGCATCAATACAGAGAACAGCCACCAGCGGTATGATGTGATTTTGCTGATAAACGGATTGCCTGTGGTGCAAATCGAATTGAAGAAGCTGGACATTTCGCCACGGAAAGCAATGCAGCAAATCGTGGATTATAAGACGGAGCCAGGCAATGGCTATGGTAATTCGCTGCTTTGCTTCATGCAGTTGTTCATTGTGAGCAACAAGTCCAATACCTATTACTTCGCCAACAATAAGCTTCAGCATTTCGCTTTTAACGCGGACGAGCAGTTTCTGCCCATATACCAGTTGGCGGATGAAAACAACAAGAAAATAACCCACCTGGAGGTGTTCGCTGAGAAATTCCTGACCAAGTGTACGCTGGCGGAAATGATCAGCAAGTATATGGTGCTGGTGGAGAGCGAGCAGAAAATGCTCGTGATGCGCCCGTACCAGATTTATGCGGTGAAAGCCATTGTGGACTGCATTCACCAGAACAGAGGCAACGGTTATATATGGCACACTACTGGAAGCGGTAAAACCCTGACCTCTTTCAAGGCCTCTACTTTACTAAAGGATAACCCTGACGTTGAAAAATGTTTGTTTGTGGTGGATCGCAAGGACCTGGACCGCCAGACCCGCGAAGAGTTCAATAAATTTCAGGAGGGCAGTGTAGAAGAGAACACGAACACCGAAACGCTGGTAAGGCGTTTGCTTTCCACCAACTATGCCGACAAAGTAATCGTGACCACCATTCAGAAATTGGGCTTGGCGCTTGATGGCACGAATAAGCGCAATTACAAAGAACGTTTGGAGCCTTTGAGCAAAAAACGGGTTGTTTTCATCTTTGACGAGTGCCACCGCTCACAGTTTGGCGATAACCACAAAGCGATTAAAGAGTTTTTCCCGAATGCGCAACTGTTTGGTTTTACAGGTACGCCCATCTTCGATGATAACGCTACCTATAAAATAAGAGAGGGCGAAGACGGTACTTACAAAACCACGGAGGATATCTTTCAGAAGAGGTTGCACGCCTATACCATAACACACGCCATAGACGACAAAAACGTACTGCGTTTTCATATAGATTATTTTAAAGGCAATGGCGCACAGAATGCCAAGCCAGGTGAGCCGATTGCGCAGCAGGCGGTGGTAGAGGCTATTTTGGAGAAGCACAATGCCGCTACCAATTCCAGAAAGTTCAATGCGGTGCTGGCGACGGCTTCAATCAACAATGCCATTGAATATTATCAGCTGTTCAAAGAACTGCAAAACAAGAAGCAAGCGGAAAATCCTGATTATGTGCCGCTCAACATTGCCTGTGTGTTTTCGCCACCAGCCGAAGGCAACAAAGACATACAGCAGATACAGGAGGATTTAGAGCAAGAGAAAGAAGACAACAAGCAGAACCCCGAGGAAAAGAAAGCGGCGCTTAAAACCATCATGGCGGACTACAACAAACAGTTCGGCACCAACCACAGCATCAACGAGTTTGATTTGTATTACCAGGATGTGCAACGGCGCATCAAAGACCAGAAGTTCAGCAATAAAGACTACCCGCACAAAAACAAGATTGACATTACCATTGTGGTGGATATGCTGCTGACAGGTTTTGATTCTAAATATCTGAACACGTTGTATGTAGACAAAAACTTGAAATATCACGGCTTGATTCAAGCGTTTTCCAGAACCAACCGTGTGCTGAACGACACCAAGCCCTACGGTAATATCCTGGATTTCCGCTCGCAGCAAGATGCCGTGAACCAGGCGATTGCGCTGTTCTCGGGTGAGGACAACGGACGCGCCAAAGAGATTTGGTTGGTTGACCCAGCGCCTGTGGTGATTGAAAAATACAAGGCAGCCGTGGAAGCGCTGGACGGGTTTATGGAGGAGCATCACTTGGTGAACGAGCCACATGAAGTGTATAACCTGAAAGGCAATGCGGCACGCATCGCTTTTGTGCAAAACTTTAAGGAGGTGCAACGGCTCAAAACCCAGCTCGACCAGTACACCGACATAGACGAGGCGCAGCAAGCCCAGATTGATGCTATTTTGCCAAAGGAAACGTTTCAGGAGTTTAAAAGCTCGTACCTCGAAACCGCCAAGCAACTAAAGGAAATACAGCAGAAACAAGGCGACCAGGCACCGCCCGACCTGCAGCAGCTGGACTTTGAGTTTGTGCTGTTTGCCTCTGCCGTAATTGACTACGACTACATTATGGCGCTGGTGGCAGATAACCTGGGCAAAAAACCTGCGAAGCAAAAAATGACCAAAGAACAGTTGATTAACTTGCTGAAATCTGACGCCAACATGATGGAACAGGAGGAGGATTTGACAGAGTTTATCAGCAGACTGGATTGGAGCAAAGGGATAAGTGCCGAGGGCTTGAGCACCCTGTTCGAAGCGTTTAAGAATGATAAACATAACAAAGAACTATCTGCCATTGCCCAAAAATACGGCTTGCAAACCACAGACCTGAAAGCCTTTGTAGACAAGATAATAAGCCGAATGATTTTTGACGGCGAAAAACTTACCGACCTTTTAGCTCCTTTGGACTTGAGTTGGAAAGAACGCCGCCTAAAAGAACTATCATTGATGGAAGACTTAGTGCCACAATTAAAGAAAATAGCCGATGGGCGTGAGATATCAGGATTAGCTGCTTATGAGTAACGAGACAAAGAAAATGATACCCGAATTACGTTTTCCTGAGTTTTTAAATGAGGGGGAATGGAGTTATAAGAATGGAGATAAACTTTTCGAATCTATTTCTAATAAAAATCATAACTCAGATTTGCCAATTCTTGCAATTACTCAAGAGCAAGGAGCAATTCCAAGAGAAATGATTGAATACCATGTTTCAGTTTCAGACAAAAGTGTCGAGAGTTATAAAGTAGTAGAGGTAGGTGATTATATTATTAGCCTTAGGTCATTCCAAGGAGGAATAGAGTATTCAAATTATCTCGGATTGTGTAGTCCTGCTTACATTATTCTGAGAAAGAAAGTAGATTTAGTAAATAACTTTTATCGACACTACTTTAAATCATTACCATTCATTAAAGACTTAAATAGAAATCTAGAAGGAATTAGAGATGGGAAAATGGTTAGCTACAAGCAATTTTCCGAAATCTTAATTCCAAAGCCTAAGGAGTCTGAACAACGTAAAATCGCATCCTGCCTTTCTTCTTTAGATGAAGTGATTGCAGCGCACAGCCAAAAGTTAGAATCCTTAAAAGACCATAAAAGAGGCTTGATGCAAATCCTTTTCCCTCAGGAAGGAGAGGTTATGCCAAAATATCGTTTCCCTGAGTTTAAGAAGGATGAGGAGTGGGTAGAAATGCCTCTGAGAGATGTATTTTCAATATTTCAGGGGTATGCATTTTCTAGTAATGATAATGTACCTAATGGAACTAGATGGTTGAAAATTGCAGATGTTGGGATTCAGCAAATGAAAAATGATTCACCATCCTTTCTACCTCAAAGTTACAAAGAACAGTATGAGAAGTTCTTATTGAAAAAAGGGGATTATGTTTTAGCCTTAACACGTCCCATCTTAAACATGGAACTTAAAATTGCTCCAGTTGATGATACCTTTCACAATGCATTATTAAATCAACGAGTTGGTAAAATAGTAACAACCTATGATAGCAGTTTTGTATACTATCAACTACAAACGACTGCTATTATCGGTAATATAAATAAAAATATAGCTGGGAATGAGCCACCTAATTTATCATTCCAACAAATTGAAAATATCATAATACCATTTCCCTCAAATCATCAAGAACAACAAAAAATCGCTGAAACACTCTCTACTTTAGATGCTTTAATCGCGGCGCAGGCTGATAAGATAGAGCACTTGAAATTGCATAAAAAAGGATTGATGCAGGGATTGTTCCCGAAAATTAATGATTAGAACATGAGTAGTGTAACTGAAATAGCGCGAACATTAAAAGATACAAAAGAAAACATAATTCTTATTTATGCCTTCAACGCTACTGGTAAAACTCGACTTTCTGTTGAGTATAAAAACTTAACTAAAAACCCGGACGATAATCTACATGCAGGGGTATATTACAACGCTTTTAGTGAGGACCTATTTGTCTGGGATAACGATACGGAGAATGGTGAGCAGAATATAAAGCTTGATATAAGGTTTAGCAGTCTTAATCGTTTACATGGCTCAATGACGGAGGAGGATATAGACAAAAAGCTATTGCCTTATAAACGTAAGTATGACTTTTTCCTTAATCTTAATAGCGACCCTGAAAAAGGCTTTGACTCTATTGTATTCTATAAGAAAAATGATACTAGTACGCCTATAAAGATATCTAGGGGAGAAGAAAGGATCTTTGTATGGTGTTTCTTTTTAACATTATTTGAAGTCGAAGGTTGGGCTGACAATCATACCGAGCATTTCTTTATTGATGACCCAGTCTCAAGTTTGGATGATCACAATATTTATGTCACCGCCTATACTGTATATGACTTACTATTAAGAGAATTCGAAAACAGGAAAATTATCATTACCTCGCACCATTTTGGTTTCTTAACTATCTTGTCTGATATGTTAGGTAAAGGCTCTAATGCTGATAAATTTCGAAATAGAGACAAATCAAAGAAATACAAAGAGTTTATACTTGAAGGTAATAATGATGAGTTATCATTGATAAAAACAAAGGACGGTGTTTTTCTATACCATTTGAGATTACTGCAAATACTTGATCAAGCTAAGAATACAGAAGTATTTACCTTTCATTTTGCATTGTTAAGACAGGTGTTAGAAAATATAGCATCTTTTTTAGGTGTTGGTCAATTTAGCTATGTTCTGGAGCAAATTGGAATTAGCGATAAGGAAAGAATTGCTTTTATTGTTAATGCACTCTCGCACTTAAATGTTTATTACCAGCAAATTGATAAGCCTGTACCTGATAATTTAGAAGTTTTTAATCAGGTGTTAGATGGCATTATGAAAAAGTATGAGTTTATTATTCCTACCGCTTAAAAAATATGACACTCAAAGATCAACAACAACTGGGCAAAACCCTTTGGGATATAGCAGATAACTTACGTGGAGCAATGAATGCGGATGACTTCCGCGATTACATGCTCTCGTTCCTTTTTCTCCGTTATTTATCGCACAACTACGAAGAGGCAGCCAAGAAAGAATTGGGTTCAGACTATCCCAGTCTGCTCGAAATAGACAAGCGCACCCCATTGTCTGTTTGGTATGCCGCCAACGAAGCCGACGTAGCCGAGTTTGAAAAGCAGATGCGCCGCAAAGTGCATTATGTGATTAAGCCAGAACACTTGTGGAGCAACATCAGTGAGATGGCAAGAACCCAAAACGGTGAGTTGCTGGTCACGCTAGAAGCAGGTTTCCGCTACATCGAAAACGAGTCGTTTGAAAGTGCTTTCCAAGGCTTGTTCTCTGAAATCAACCTGAACTCTGAAAAGCTCGGTAAAACCGCCGCTGACAGAAACAAAAAGCTCTGCACCATCATTCAAAAAATCGCCGAAGGTATAGCAGACTTCTCTACAGACGCCGACACACTGGGCGATGCCTATGAGTATCTGATTGGTCAGTTTGCTGCAGGTTCAGGCAAAAAAGCGGGGGAATTTTATACCCCACAGCAAATCTCCACCATACTTTCCGAGATTGTAACCCTGGATAGTCAGGACCCAAAAACGGGTAAGAAAAACAAGCTGGATAAAGTATTGGATTTTGCATGTGGTTCGGGCTCCTTGTTGCTTAATGTAAGGAAACGGATAAGGGAAAGTGGCGGTAGTATTGGTAAAATCTACGGGCAGGAAAAGAACATCACTACCTACAACCTTGCCCGCATGAACATGCTGTTGCACGGCATGAAAGACACCGAGTTTGAGATATTTCACGGAGATACGTTAGAGAACCAATGGGATTTGCTCAACGAAATGAATCCTTCCAAAAAGATAGAATTTGATGCCATTGTAGCCAATCCGCCTTTTAGTTTGCGCTGGGAGCCTAACGACACCCTGGCAGAAGATTTCCGCTTTAAGGGGCATGGTTTAGCACCCAAATCTGCCGCCGATTTTTCTTTCCTGTTGCACGGTTTTCACTTCCTGGGCAAAGAAGGCACCATGGCCATCATCCTGCCCCACGGCGTTTTGTTCCGGGGGGGCGCAGAAGAGAGAATCCGCACCAAGCTCTTAAAAGATAACCATATTGATACGGTAATCGGTTTGCCGTCCAATCTGTTCTATTCTACTGGGATTCCTGTGTGTATTCTGGTTTTGAAGAAATGCAAAAAGGAAGATGATGTGTTGTTCATCAATGCCAGTGAGCATTATGAAAAAGGCAAGCGTCAGAATACGCTTCGGGTGGGCGAAAACGGCAATCCAAACGACATCAAGAAAATCGTAGAGACCTACCAGTTCCGAAAAGAAGAAGAGCGTTACTCTCGTAAGGTTTCGATTGAGGAAATTGAAAAGAACAGTTACAATTTGAACATTTCGAGAT
This window of the Pontibacter russatus genome carries:
- a CDS encoding AAA family ATPase, whose translation is MSSVTEIARTLKDTKENIILIYAFNATGKTRLSVEYKNLTKNPDDNLHAGVYYNAFSEDLFVWDNDTENGEQNIKLDIRFSSLNRLHGSMTEEDIDKKLLPYKRKYDFFLNLNSDPEKGFDSIVFYKKNDTSTPIKISRGEERIFVWCFFLTLFEVEGWADNHTEHFFIDDPVSSLDDHNIYVTAYTVYDLLLREFENRKIIITSHHFGFLTILSDMLGKGSNADKFRNRDKSKKYKEFILEGNNDELSLIKTKDGVFLYHLRLLQILDQAKNTEVFTFHFALLRQVLENIASFLGVGQFSYVLEQIGISDKERIAFIVNALSHLNVYYQQIDKPVPDNLEVFNQVLDGIMKKYEFIIPTA
- a CDS encoding alpha/beta hydrolase family protein → MKQVLLFLLFSLLASFQVAAQSKKPEDFGFRHLQTHYQQDTVDIIVLSKEGEDEKEKPLFLFIQGSLPKPLILLKENGKPYMVFPFDADILLDGYHLAIISKPYVPLIGKASELRRDMAYVDPKTGSFPEKYIKRDNLDYYANRNNAAIKYLKKQDWISDSEVVVAGHSEGAAIAARLAEVSRDVTHLIFSSTNPFGRMMTIISQIRQHDDSVGTSAEKQFQFWEELVNDPENNDAQGETSFKSIYSFSKPPLHSLRRLKIPVLVAYGTEDIAAPFFDYMRLESVSENRKNITFMPYVGREHNFFGIDRNGKVNYDDFGWDKVAQDWKAWLEKN
- a CDS encoding restriction endonuclease subunit S; translation: MIPELRFPEFLNEGEWSYKNGDKLFESISNKNHNSDLPILAITQEQGAIPREMIEYHVSVSDKSVESYKVVEVGDYIISLRSFQGGIEYSNYLGLCSPAYIILRKKVDLVNNFYRHYFKSLPFIKDLNRNLEGIRDGKMVSYKQFSEILIPKPKESEQRKIASCLSSLDEVIAAHSQKLESLKDHKRGLMQILFPQEGEVMPKYRFPEFKKDEEWVEMPLRDVFSIFQGYAFSSNDNVPNGTRWLKIADVGIQQMKNDSPSFLPQSYKEQYEKFLLKKGDYVLALTRPILNMELKIAPVDDTFHNALLNQRVGKIVTTYDSSFVYYQLQTTAIIGNINKNIAGNEPPNLSFQQIENIIIPFPSNHQEQQKIAETLSTLDALIAAQADKIEHLKLHKKGLMQGLFPKIND
- a CDS encoding type I restriction endonuclease subunit R; the protein is MSTENNIEENLIKHLTELKYSYRSDIIDRKTLEQNFKVKFEALNRVHLSDNEFLRLREEIINPDVFAASKLLRERQYFQREDGTPLHYTLVNIKDWCKNDFEVISQLRINTENSHQRYDVILLINGLPVVQIELKKLDISPRKAMQQIVDYKTEPGNGYGNSLLCFMQLFIVSNKSNTYYFANNKLQHFAFNADEQFLPIYQLADENNKKITHLEVFAEKFLTKCTLAEMISKYMVLVESEQKMLVMRPYQIYAVKAIVDCIHQNRGNGYIWHTTGSGKTLTSFKASTLLKDNPDVEKCLFVVDRKDLDRQTREEFNKFQEGSVEENTNTETLVRRLLSTNYADKVIVTTIQKLGLALDGTNKRNYKERLEPLSKKRVVFIFDECHRSQFGDNHKAIKEFFPNAQLFGFTGTPIFDDNATYKIREGEDGTYKTTEDIFQKRLHAYTITHAIDDKNVLRFHIDYFKGNGAQNAKPGEPIAQQAVVEAILEKHNAATNSRKFNAVLATASINNAIEYYQLFKELQNKKQAENPDYVPLNIACVFSPPAEGNKDIQQIQEDLEQEKEDNKQNPEEKKAALKTIMADYNKQFGTNHSINEFDLYYQDVQRRIKDQKFSNKDYPHKNKIDITIVVDMLLTGFDSKYLNTLYVDKNLKYHGLIQAFSRTNRVLNDTKPYGNILDFRSQQDAVNQAIALFSGEDNGRAKEIWLVDPAPVVIEKYKAAVEALDGFMEEHHLVNEPHEVYNLKGNAARIAFVQNFKEVQRLKTQLDQYTDIDEAQQAQIDAILPKETFQEFKSSYLETAKQLKEIQQKQGDQAPPDLQQLDFEFVLFASAVIDYDYIMALVADNLGKKPAKQKMTKEQLINLLKSDANMMEQEEDLTEFISRLDWSKGISAEGLSTLFEAFKNDKHNKELSAIAQKYGLQTTDLKAFVDKIISRMIFDGEKLTDLLAPLDLSWKERRLKELSLMEDLVPQLKKIADGREISGLAAYE
- a CDS encoding type I restriction-modification system subunit M; this encodes MTLKDQQQLGKTLWDIADNLRGAMNADDFRDYMLSFLFLRYLSHNYEEAAKKELGSDYPSLLEIDKRTPLSVWYAANEADVAEFEKQMRRKVHYVIKPEHLWSNISEMARTQNGELLVTLEAGFRYIENESFESAFQGLFSEINLNSEKLGKTAADRNKKLCTIIQKIAEGIADFSTDADTLGDAYEYLIGQFAAGSGKKAGEFYTPQQISTILSEIVTLDSQDPKTGKKNKLDKVLDFACGSGSLLLNVRKRIRESGGSIGKIYGQEKNITTYNLARMNMLLHGMKDTEFEIFHGDTLENQWDLLNEMNPSKKIEFDAIVANPPFSLRWEPNDTLAEDFRFKGHGLAPKSAADFSFLLHGFHFLGKEGTMAIILPHGVLFRGGAEERIRTKLLKDNHIDTVIGLPSNLFYSTGIPVCILVLKKCKKEDDVLFINASEHYEKGKRQNTLRVGENGNPNDIKKIVETYQFRKEEERYSRKVSIEEIEKNSYNLNISRYVSTSIDEEKIDLQKVNTELVEIEKRIISSIEKHNQFLKELGLPSI
- a CDS encoding OmpA family protein is translated as MKKLLVTLVFCLSFVVLQAQCPEGLITSEKNLIKNGDFEESEANFKTDYIQHTVGEAGRFAILSNPKSLYLHFVGKSDGKFMAVDGSTGANKIVWQQEIEVKENTVYFFSTWVSNLLKLNPAVLQFSINGKLIGKPFHTPAEQGVWKQFFVNWDSGDNKKATITIVSQNLDSNGNDFGLDRIKFYECVASSLEAQLTEMEQGKVIELRNVLFETASSKIAKSSFSELNLLTKYLQDNPSVEIEIAGHTDSVGDESYNLRLSQDRADAIGKYLIDKGTEAKRLTMKGYGKEVPVASNETMEGRQKNRRVEFRITKL